The nucleotide sequence ACTTGGATAAGAGGCGCGCGGTCACGGTGCCGGGGGCGGCGCAGCGGCTCGCGCGACGGCATCGCGCGCGAGCAATGTGGAACCGACGACGGCGGCCGGCATCACGAACACGGCCCCGCCCGGCACGAGGTAGAGCAGTTGCGTCGCGATGCCGAAGCCCAGCGCGCGAGCACGTGAGCCGCGCATGACGCTCGAGCGTGCGGTGCCGTCGATGCCCCGCGCCTCGAGCGGGCGGGTCGTTAGCTCGCGTTGAATGAGGTGCCCGCCGAGCAGCACGCCCGTGACCGGACCCGCCACGGCACCGATGAGGGGGATCAGCCCGGCCACAAAGGTCAGCAGGCCGTAGGCCATCGCTCGTAGCACGAGCAGCAGGCCGTCGCCGAACGAGCGCCAGAACCGCACGGGGTTCGGGGCGAAGTCGCCGAGGTCTTCTTCGGTGCGGCGCCAGACGCGCTCGTAGAAGGGGTCGCCGATGAGCAGGGTGAGCGTCGTGAAGCCGTAGATCGCGCCGATGAGCACCCCGGCGACGAGGGTGATCGCCACGGCCGTGCGCAGGGCATCACGCCAATCGCTCTGCCACCCCTCGGCGAAGCCCGTGATGGCCGTCGCCCACTGCTCGGCGTTCAGCCCGAGGGTGACCAGCAGAGCGATGATGACCGCCGCCGCGATGGCGGCCGGCAGCATGCCGAAGAGCATGAGGCCGGGGCGGCGTCGCCAGGTCGCGAACCCGCGCAGCACGAAGAGGGCGCCCGTGGCGAGATCGCGCGCGACTGCGGTCA is from Microcella sp. and encodes:
- a CDS encoding EI24 domain-containing protein, with amino-acid sequence MARRTRTHPRASRVTAVARDLATGALFVLRGFATWRRRPGLMLFGMLPAAIAAAVIIALLVTLGLNAEQWATAITGFAEGWQSDWRDALRTAVAITLVAGVLIGAIYGFTTLTLLIGDPFYERVWRRTEEDLGDFAPNPVRFWRSFGDGLLLVLRAMAYGLLTFVAGLIPLIGAVAGPVTGVLLGGHLIQRELTTRPLEARGIDGTARSSVMRGSRARALGFGIATQLLYLVPGGAVFVMPAAVVGSTLLARDAVARAAAPPPAP